A genomic window from Gossypium hirsutum isolate 1008001.06 chromosome D10, Gossypium_hirsutum_v2.1, whole genome shotgun sequence includes:
- the LOC107915084 gene encoding putative TrmH family tRNA/rRNA methyltransferase: MNEYRRKMAIESYVVVHNIAKRHNVGTLARSATAFGVTELILVGRRDFNAFGSHGSTSHLRFRHFHSLTDARLFLKEKDCDICGVEITEDAVSITDHPFKKSTAFLLGNEGTGLSAKECEICDFFVYIPQYGGGTASLNVTVAASIVLHHFGVWAGFSERIRDGNKFVVAEKPLKQVSRKYCTETDDRIIEERKSRGESASNGFFEDGKNGVSSSNLLDSLFPDE; this comes from the exons ATGAATGAGTACAGGAGAAAAATGGCTATAGAGAGCTACGTGGTGGTTCACAATATAGCAAAGAGGCACAACGTCGGAACCCTAGCTAGAAGCGCCACCGCCTTTGGAGTCACCGAACTAATCTTAGTTGGCCGCCGTGACTTCAACGCCTTCGGCAGCCACGGCTCCACTTCCCATCTCCGTTTCCGCCACTTCCATTCCCTCACCGACGCTCGCCTCTTCCTTAAA GAGAAAGATTGTGATATTTGCGGGGTTGAGATCACAGAGGACGCTGTTTCCATAACTGATCATCCTTTCAAGAAAAGCACTGCTTTTCTTCTTGGTAATGAG GGAACAGGGCTTTCAGCTAAGGAATGTGAGATATGTGATTTCTTTGTTTACATTCCTCAATATGGAGGTGGCACTGCCTCTTTGAATGTCACTGTTGCTGCTTCCATTGTTTTGCATCATTTTGGAG TTTGGGCAGGTTTTTCAGAGAGAATCCGCGATGGGAACAAGTTTGTTGTGGCTGAGAAACCTTTAAAACAGGTGAGCCGAAAATACTGCACAGAAACAGATGATCGTATCATTGAGGAGCGAAAATCAAGAGGGGAAAGTGCTTCCAATGGATTCTTTGAGGATGGAAAAAATGGTGTATCTTCTTCCAACCTTTTGGATTCATTGTTCCCTGATGAGTGA
- the LOC107915083 gene encoding uncharacterized protein, translating to MQTRKIQQFFCSNQGSSMLKVLRRKLWHLCSRIRWLMRKRPRPKVIIRRLGRLNSKVHRKGDVGTKSSDIDLYGNLGFCNPQRSIRIATFNVAMFSLAPAISKAEEAGLFSYRDDDYLGFKAPFEFDVHNKSPNCYPKSILKQSPLHDSHNQNKLSRSNLKVSINLPDNEISLAQSKILSFIEDVNEGSSDTFTGRVNRRNVIMRSPVCLPSNMIKFWNEGGSKNGRSIAEVLRELNADIIALQDVKAQEEKGMKPLSDLASALKMKYVFAESWAPEYGNAILSKWPIKRWTVQKIADDNDFRNVLKVIIDVPWAGEVNFYCTQLDHLDENWRMKQMKAIIESNNTPHLLLGGLNSLNASDYSSERWTDIVKYYEDIGKPRPRTEVMKLLRGKEYTDSKDYAGECEPEVIIAKGQNVQGTCKYGTRVDYILASSNSPYAFVPGSYSVISSKGTSDHHIVKVEIVKECEKSQQSVIKKHRKTAQKLVCLTN from the exons ATGCAGACCAGGAAGATTCAACAGTTCTTTTGCAGTAATCAAGGGTCTTCCATGTTGAAGGTTCTGAGAAGAAAACTATGGCATCTTTGCTCGAGAATTCGGTGGCTGATGCGCAAGCGACCGAGGCCAAAGGTTATCATCCGGAGATTGGGGAGGTTGAACTCCAAAGTTCATAGAAAAGGCGACGTTGGAACGAAAAGTTCTGACATTGATTTGTATGGCAACTTGGGATTTTGTAATCCCCAAAGGTCGATAAGAATTGCAACGTTTAATGTTGCTATGTTCTCTCTTGCACCTGCCATTTCGAAAGCTGAGGAAGCCGGTTTATTTAGCTATAGAGACGATGATTATCTTGGATTCAAAGCACCGTTTGAGTTCGACGTTCATAACAAGTCTCCGAATTGTTATCCCAAGAGTATACTCAAGCAATCTCCCTTGCATGATTCCCACAACCAAAACAAGCTCTCGAGATCAAACCTCAAGGTTTCAATCAACCTTCCTGATAATGAGATATCTTTGGCACAGAGTAAAATTCTCAGCTTCATCGAAGATGTAAACGAGGGCTCATCAGACACGTTCACTGGCCGAGTCAATCGGAGGAATGTCATTATGAGATCCCCGGTTTGTTTGCCTTCAAATATGATCAAATTCTGGAACGAAGGTGGCTCGAAAAATGGAAGAAGCATCGCAGAAGTGCTTAGAGAGCTCAATGCTGATATCATAGCTTTACAAGATGTGAAAGCAcaagaagaaaaaggaatgaaGCCTTTATCTGATTTAGCTTCAGCACTCAAGATGAAGTATGTTTTTGCCGAAAGTTGGGCTCCGGAGTACGGAAACGCGATCCTCTCGAAATGGCCGATCAAACGATGGACGGTACAAAAGATAGCCGATGACAACGATTTCAGGAATGTGCTTAAGGTCATCATTGATGTACCATGGGCTGGAGAAGTGAACTTCTATTGCACCCAGCTTGATCATTTAGATGAAAACTGGAGAATGAAGCAAATGAAAGCAATAATTGAATCAAACAACACTCCCCACTTATTACTTGGAGGCTTAAACTCTCTGAATGCATCAGATTACTCATCAGAAAGATGGACAGATATTGTGAAG TACTATGAGGACATAGGCAAGCCAAGACCAAGAACTGAAGTAATGAAACTGCTGAGGGGAAAAGAGTACACAGATTCCAAAGACTATGCTGGTGAATGTGAACCAGAAGTCATTATTGCCAAAGGCCAaa ATGTTCAAGGAACCTGCAAATACGGGACGAGAGTTGATTACATCTTAGCCTCTTCGAACTCTCCGTACGCCTTTGTTCCGGGATCGTACTCTGTGATTTCGTCGAAAGGGACTTCGGATCACCACATTGTTAAGGTCGAAATTGTGAAAGAATGTGAGAAATCTCAGCAAAGTGTCATAAAAAAACATAGGAAAACTGCACAAAAGCTTGTGTGCTTAACCAACTGA